From the Neobacillus sp. PS3-34 genome, the window TACCCCGCTTCTTTTGAAACTACTACTACGGAAAATATCGTGAATTTAGTTTGACCCCCGTTAAATGTCGGGTATTAAACCATTGACACTCAAATCAAATTATAGGCAGACGAATTTTTTTTAAAAGTACCTGGTAATGGAGGCTTAACGATGGAACGAAAAGTGGAAAATCTCGTATTGACTGGGCTGGAGCTGTTAGGAGAATGTGAAAAGCCGTTTATTAAAGATTGGGAAACGATCTACTCCACATTGAAAAGACGCCATTATCCTTTTATAGAAGAGATGAACTACATGCTGCGCTTTAGCTTTCAGCTGCTTTCAAAGAAACGGCTGGAAAATGCCGATTCATTTATACTCTCCCTAATGGCAGAATGGAGGATGCGCTTCTCAGAGGACTACGATGATTTTAATGCTGTCTTCCTCGTAACTTTAATTGAAAACCTCTTTCATAAATGCCTATCAGATAAATCTAATTCTGATTTTTTACAGCACCAAGCTATCCAATCTTTTTTTTCAAAAATACTTGATCATTCCCTGCTGGAGCAGGAAACGGAAGATCGGACAGAAAAATGGGCAAGAATGATTATCGCTTCGAATATTTTTCCAATGAAATGGCTGGCAGTGGTGAAAAAGGAAAATAGAGATGTAAAAATCGAGAAGGTGGTTTGTTCCGGAGAACATCAAGCATCACAGCAATTGGTCGACATGTGTTCGAGTTTAAAAGCGGATGAGATAAACGTTCTCTCGCTTGCCGTAAGCAGATTGCTGAGTCGCTCTGAAGAAAATCATCAGGAGGTAATCCATATCCCCTGTTTGACTGATTCACTGTTGATTTGTACGGATGAATTAAGGGAGGATATTTCGGAGCAGCAAATCGAGTTTGTGAGAAAAATGTATCTTCGTCAGCAAAAGCTACACCATCTTGAATCAAAAATCGAATGGAAGGATGCAGCGCTTCTTTTCCTTCAACGGCTTATGGGGGCAAATACCGCAGAAACTGCCATACAGGCTATAAGCGACGGACTGGTTGACTATATGCCGTTTAAACGCTGCTCGCTCTACCTTTATGCCCCGGATGACACGAAAAGAAAGGGATGCTATGTTAATGAAGACGGAATGCACCTGCCGATATTAAAAAATCATCTGGAAACTTTAACACACGCCCAGCCACTGTATGTATCAAATGCTGCCGAGATTCTTCCTGAAAAATATATACATGAGCACCGTTTGAAATCTTTAGTTATTGTTCCACTTTTTGTTCCTGCAAAAAATCAATTGATAGGATTGGCTCTTTTAGACAAGGGAGAAGCCTCCGAGTTTGGCGTCAGCCATCAGACGCTTACAGCGTTGATCAAATTGGGCCATTATGCCGGTGAATTGCTTTATCCCTTCTGGAATGAGGCTCTGCAACAGTTCAGGAAACAAAAGAGCATCCTATCCGAGCGGGAAAAAGAGGTTCTGAAATTGATAGCTGAAGGCGCCTCAATAAATGAAGCTGCTGACCGCCTTCATTTAAGCAGCTACACCGTACGGGATTATGTATCCGCAATCATCCAAAAACTCGATGCCAAAAACCGAACTGATGCAGCTGTTAAGGCGTTGAAAATGAAACTGATTTCCTAGACATCTATGAATCAAGCAATCCGAAATGAACGTAAAAGAGCAGCCCTCAATATGAAGGCTGCTCTTTTTTTGTAATATGTGCTTAGCGGTTATCAATTTTTTCAGGATATAAATCGTGGTTCATTAAACGGTATTCAGCCATTTGTTCGTATTTGGTGCCTGGCTTTCCATAGTTTGTATATGGATCAATGGAAATGCCGCCCCTTGGCGTGAATTTCCCCCAAACCTCAATATATCTTGGGTCCATAAGCTTGATTAAATCATTCATGATGATATTCATGCAGTCCTCATGGAAATCCCCATGATTCCTGAAGCTGAATAGATATAATTTAAGTGACTTGCTTTCCACCATTTTCTCACCTGGAATATAACTGATATAAATCGTAGCGAAATCAGGCTGCCCTGTTTTCGGGCACAGGCTCGTAAATTCAGGGAAATTAAGTTTTACAAAGTAATCACGGTTTGCATGTTTATTATCGAATGCTTCTAACACCTCGGGAGTATAATTAAATAAGTATTTTGTTCCCTGGTTGCCTAGAAGTGTTACACCTTCCAATTCATCGTCTGTTCTACCTGCCATTTTGATTGCCTCCTTATAGTAAACTGTACAAAATTAAAAGCCATATCCTAAGGATATGGCTGAATTCTCCATTTCCATAGTTTTTTATAGAGGGTATCTGCTATGAACCTCTTCGGTATACGCGGTACAGTGTTTTTTCTTGACATAGTTAATATAGAGAAAAAGAACATAAGTGTCAACCGGTATTATTTTGTTATTTCCTTCTTTCGCAGGCACTTGCAAAAAGAGTTGTATCGGGGTTACAATTTCCTCCTAAGGATAAGCTGTGTTTATTCAGTCCAGGAGGATTTTATAATGTTGAATGAATTTAAAAAATTCGCTATAAAGGGCAATGTTATTGACCTTGCCGTGGGCGTAATTATTGGCGCTGCTTTCGGAAAAATTGTTAATTCTATGGTCCAGGATATGCTGATGCCGCTGATTGGCCTATTAATGGGCGGAATCGATTTCACCGGTCTTTCGATAAAGGTTGGGAGTGAGGAATTAAAATACGGCCTATTTATTCAGACGGTTGTCGACTTCTTTATTATTTCATTCTCTGTTTTTATGTTTGTAAGAATCATTACTCATTTTAAAAGAAAAGAAGAAGTTAAAGAGAAAGCTGTAATTATAGATAAAAAAGAGGAATTATTGATGGAAATCAGGGATTTATTAAAAGAAAGAAAAGAAAATGAAACTTCTAGTCCATCTTATCCGTATGAATAAATAAAATAGCACAGTTTTCCGGCGGTTTTGCCCGCTGCTGAGCTCGATAACTTTAATGAGGTGAAGATTTATATGTATGCACAAACATCCAATCAATATATGCCTTCTGTAATGAGGACATTTGCCCTATCCCTTGCTGTTGCCCTGCTTGGAACAATGGCGGGAGTATTGGTTCCAGCAGGTTTATTTTTACCTCTGGCCATCCTTGAAACCGTATTGCTCCTTTTCGCGTTCTTTCTACGGCGCAGGAAGGCAATATCCTATACCTTTCTTTATGTTTTCACATTCTTATCCGGAGTAACTACCTTTCCAATTGTTACTCATTATATGGCAACTGCTGGAGCGAATACGGTTTTTCTCGCGCTTGCAACGACAGTAACCGTTTTTTCCGGCTGGCTCTTTATGCTTCTAAAACAAAAAAAGATCTATCCTTTTTAGGCGGAATGCTGCTGGCAGCACTGCTTGCCCTGATTGCGATCTCAATTTTCTCTATTTTCTGGCCTCTAAGCTCTACAGGTATGCTCGCGTACTCATTTATCGGGGTTTTAGTTTTCAGCGGGTATGTTCTATTCGATATCAATCGTATGAAGCGTTACGGTGTAAGGGCTGAAGATGTCCCTTTGATGGCATTGAGCCTATACCTCGATTTTCTTAACTTGTTTATCAGCCTTCTGCGCATTTTCGGAATAATTTCAAGCAGAGATTAATAATGCAATATATGTGGGCAGCCATCCGGCTGCCCTTTTTGTGTAATGTGGTGATAAATAAAGAAGAGGGGTTTTTTATGCCAGAAAATTGGGTACATATAATAGTAAGATGATATAAACAACTTTAATCAAGGAGGATGATTCAACATGAAAAATTCTCGTACAGTCGGTTCATATGTGCTCGCAGGTGCAGGGATTGGGGCTCTTTTATGGGTTGCGTTCAAACCAAACAAAGAAAGCTTTCAAGGAATGCTTCAAACAGTAAAAAACAAGGTTATCCCTTCGAAAGCAACACAAGGGCTTCCGATTGAAAAAGCCGGTCTTTCAGACCCGATGGATATTGATGATAATAAAATGGTTAGTGAAGGCTCGATGTATGGTGTGCATTATTATAACAAGAATGAACAGGATGCCTAAGGGAGCACGTTTCCTTTAGGCTTTTATCGTTTTCACTTTACATATACCTCTTGTATCCGGGATGATGGAGGCTTATCCAAATGGATTATTTATTTATAGTTATTTATATTTTTATCGTTCTGGCCGTCATTGAACTCAATGTTATTTTTTTTACCCTTACAGGGCTCGAAAAGCATATTTCAAGATTCCAGGTTATTTCGATGCTTACCGGTACTGGTTTTACTACCGGAGAATCCGAATTGATCATTTCACATCCTGTCAGAAGAAAGTTAAGTGCATTTTTGATTCTTTTCGGTGCGTTTTCATTGGCCGTCATTATATCATCGATCAGTAATATATTGGCCAAAAACTTTTTCACACTGGAAATTGCCTACGGTGCGGCTTTCCTTATTATCCTTTTAGCCGTATTAAAAATTCCTGGGCTGCAAAATAAACTTTCCAAAAAGTTTAAAGGAGAAATGAAAAAGAAGTATGAGCTCGAGGATTTGCCCATTCGCGATGTTTTTTTAACGAATGAAGACAACTATTTTGTAGAGGTTCCAATACACGAATCCTCCCCTAGTATTGGTCTTACCTTAAGGGGAATAATTAATGAAGAAGATGACATTAATGTCCTGTTTATTAAGCGTGGCAGTGTTGTAATCCGTACCGAAAGACTGGATACCGAACTCCAGGCTGGTGATAAGGTGCTGCTGTATGGAGACAAAAGCGTACTAAGGGATAAATTCAATGAAGAAATTACGGCCCATGAAGAAAAAATAATAAAGGGTAAACAAGCCGAGGTAGATCATTTATAACCATGACGTTCCCAGTCCAGCCGGGAACTTTTTTTATGTAATAAATATTTTTTGTTGAAAAATAAATTTTCATTTCGTAACCTTTGTTACTTCTGTAATAATTTGTGCTCCACTTAGAGGCTACTCAAGGGAAGTTTTGGTGAAAACAGAGGTCTCGAATTCAAATTAGTAGCTAATTCGGACAGGTTTGATTAAATTAAGGGCAGTCGAGTCTGAATCAGGGGTCTATTTGTACCGGTTTGATGGCAAAAAGGGCAGTCGAGTCCGAATCAGGGGTCTATTCGGACAGGTTTGATGGCAAAAAGGGCATTCTAGTCCGAATCAGACGTCTATTCGGACAGGTTTGATGGCAAAAAGGGCAGTCTAGTCCGAATCAGACGTCTATTCAGACAGGTTTGATCAAATTAAGGCCAGTCGGGTCCGAATCAGACGTCTATTCAGACAGGTTTAATCAAATTAAGGGGATTCGAGTCCGAATCAGAGATCTATTCGGACAGGTTTAATCAAATTAAGGCCAGTCGAGTCCGAATCAGGGGTCTATTCGGACAGGTTTGATGGCAAAAAGGGCAGTCGAGTCCGAATCAGACGTCTATTCAGACAGGTTTGATCAAATTAAGGCCAGTCGAGTCCGAATCAGACGTCTATTCAGACAGGTTTAATCAAATTAAGGGGATTCGAGTCCGAATCAGAGATCTATTCGGACAGGTTTAATCAAATTAAGGCCAGTCGAGTCCGAATCAGGGGTCTATTCGGACAGGTTTGATGGCAAAAAGGGCAGTCGAGTCCGAATCAGGGGTCTATTCGGACAGGTTTGATTAAATTAAGGGCATTCGAGTCCGAATCAGAGGTCTATTCAGACAGGTTTGATCAAATTAAGGCCAGTCGAGTCCGAATCAGAGGTCTATTCGGACAGGTTTGATTAAATTAAGGGCAGTCGAGTCTGAATCAGGGGTCTATTCGGACAGGTTTGATGGCAAAAAGGGCAGTCGAGTCCGAATCAGGGGTCTATTCGGACAGGTTTGATTAAATTAAGGGCAGTCGAGTCCGAATCAGAGGTCTATTCGGACAGGTTTGATTAAATTAAGGGCAGTCGAGTCCGAATCAGAGGTCTATTCAGACAGGTTTAATCAAATTAAGGGGATTCGAGTCCGAATCAGAGATCTATTCGGGATGGTTTAATCAAATTAAGGCCAGTCGAGTCCGAATCAGAGAATTTCGGTACAAACTCTAAATATTAGAATTTGTGCAGAAAAAAGCATTCTTTGCGAAAACAGCCAAAATAAAAGAGCTAATGTAATTATCATTAAGCTCTCTACAATAGTTTTTAGTTTTAATTAGCTCCGCTACTTGCTTTTTTTCACATATGCTACTCAACCATTGAGTGTTTGAATGCATAAATAACCGCCTGGGTCCTGTCCTGTACCTGCAGTTTGCTGAGAATATTGCTGACATGGGTTTTAACTGTTTTTAACGCTATAAATAAAACGTCAGCAATTTCCTGGTTTGTCTTGCCTTCTGCCATCAGCAGCAGGATTTCAAGCTCCCGCCCTGTCAGCTCTTCGTGGGGCAGATGCTGGTTCTTCTGGCGCATTTTCAGCATCATTTTACCAGTTACCTCCGGTTCAAGCACAGATTGCCCATGGTAGGTTGAGCGTACCGCCTCGGCAATTTCACTTGCTTTGGAGGTTTTTAGCATATAGCTGGTCGCACCTGCCTCAAGTGCCGGATAGACTTTTTCATCATCAAGAAAGCTCGTTACAATGATGACCTTCGCCTCAGGCCACTGCTCTACAATCTGCTTTGTCGCTTCGATGCCATCCATTTCCTTCATCACCAGATCCATTAAAATGATATCCGGACGAAGTTCAAGAGCTAATTCCACTCCCATCTTTCCATTATCTGCTTCCCCGACTACTTCAATATCAGGCTGTGCCGATAAATAAGCGGAAACACCGATTCGCACCATTTCATGGTCATCCACAAATACTACTCTAATCATTCGCACCATCCCCATTTACCATTGACGGAACCTTCACTTCAAGGCGCGTGCCCTTATTTTTTACGCTGACAACCTTTAATGTTCCGCCTACTTCTACTGCCCGTTCATGCATATTCTGCATCCCGTATGAGCCTGCTTTTTCTTCCTCTTGAAAACCTATCCCGTCATCGACGATTCTCATAATGATAAGGTCTTCACGTTTAATTAATAGGACCTCAAGACTGGTTGCCTTCGAGTGCCTGAGCGTGTTGGAAACTGACTCTTGAAGAATGCGAAAAAGATGGTCTTCCACCCCTTTATCGAGCGGGAACGGTTCCACCTTCCAATGAATATCCATTGTTACCTTCTGAGATAATTCGATTAACAGCTCTTCAATTCCTTCCTGAAGCGTTTTCCCTTTTAAAGCGACAGGCCTGAGGTGAAGAAGCAATGCTCTCATTTCAAGCTGGGATTGATGAATCATTTCTTCAACCATTTTTAGCTGCTTTGCTTCTCGGTCGGTTCTTTCAGTTTGGACTTCATTAATTGCTGACATCATCATTGAAGCAGCAAAAAGCTGCTGGCTGACAGAGTCATGGAGCTCCCTTGCCAGTCGGTTGCGCTCACGGGATACAATCTCCTGAATACGGCTTTCGACATCCTCGACCTTTTCTGTGGCAAGGCGCTGGGAAAGCATGACCTGTTCGGCTATTTGTTTTCCGATTTTCTCAATTCTAAGCGTTATGGGTTGAAAATCTGTATTCACCGGCATTTCTTTTAACTCGGCGTGCCTGCCTCTTCTAGCTGGAAAAGAGACTGATCCAGTAAATGAAGCTGTTTCTTCCAATATAAACCTGAGACTGCACCAAAAAGGATGCCAATCGAAACACTGATAACAGGGATGAAAATGACAAACGGGATATCCATAAGATGCCGGTTCCATAAATCAGACCATCTCTCTAATGGAAACACTATTATATAGGCGGCCGAGAAAACAAGGGCAAGCAAAAACGCAAAACTTGCAGCCCAAACGATTTGACGCTGCAAAATACTCATATACGGCTCACCTCTAAACTGCCAACAGCAAGTGAGGTAAAGATTTTAATTTTTTGTACAGCTTGTTCATAACCAGGAGTTTGCACATGAAGAACCTGATTAACCATTCTGCTATCCTGTATTCCAAAAATAGTCGTTGAGCCTGCTATTACAGAATGATGAATGCTTAATTCTATTTCATATGGTACGAGCACCCGGATATTGCCTATAAAATTACGGATAAAAACAACTGTTTCTCCCTTAGGAAGCACCGTATAGCTGAAATCAATCACAGTATCGCCAATACCAGCTTGAATATTAATATCATTCCACTCAAAAGAGTGTTCTGGTGTCTTTTGTTTGCCAAACAGGATATTTTCAAAAAGCGGTTTGGTTCTAATGATCGCTTCATTTGTTTTCTCATGATTGGGTTCTTGGATGATAGGATCTATTTTTTTAGGATTCTTCTTCGACTGTCCAAACTGAATAACAAAATGTATAAGAATGGCTACTAATAAGAATCTAAAGGTCACTAGTTTAAAAATACTGGAGCAGGCAAGGATGATTCCTCCCCAAAAAAGGAATTTTCCCTTTTTTTTCGAAGCCCTTTTCCGCCCAATATAAATCATTAAACCTGAAAAAAACAGGGAAAAGATAAGCCCTTTGTTATAAAAGGTTACATCGAGAATTAATATAATGCTGCCAATTAATACAACCCAACTGGGGTAATCATCTTTAAGTCTACTAAACATCCGCTTTCCTCCCCCCATTGGCCGATTTTCTAAAAAGACGTGTGAACCACGCCTTTTTAGAATACCATGTTTTTCCTATAAAATGGACTAGCTTTCTTCAACTTTCATTTCTTTTTCAAGCTGGGCGATACGAGCATCGATGGTATTGCGATAATAGGAGCTATTGACCTGATGTTCTAGCCTGTCAATAAAGCTTTCTGCTTCCTGGAAGCCAGAAAATGCTTTTTTTGAGAACGTATTTTCTTCAAGAACTTTGTTAATACGATTATGGGCACGTGTGATATTTTCTCGACCCATTAGTTCCATCCGGCGGATATTCATATCCTTTAGCTTATGCTTCATTTCCCCGTATTTCCTTTCCAATTCCTCCAGCTGCTGCTTTGCCTGTTGAAGTACATGGCTAAGACGCTGGGCACGTTCCGCATATTGGCTATGTTCTTGGGATGCAAAATCATACAGGGTTGTTTCTCCAGCTTTGGAGGCAATGTCCGCCTGGTGTTTCCGCTTTTCAGCAAGCTCAACGGCATGGTCATACTCACGTGTGAACTCCTCTTTTAATGCATTTTGGCGTTCCAACAACTTTCGTACCTTTTCCGTTTCCTGCTCACACTGGCGCAGATATTGGTTCAGCATCATGATAGGGTTTTGCTTTTCCTTTTGATCCAGTGCTTCATGTAAATCGGCGTAAACAGCATTTTTAATTTTTGTTAATAAGTTTGACATGGGTATCTCTCCTTTAGAAATAATAGTTTTTGGTTAGTAATTAATAATGTTTCAGGTCGTTCCATTGCTTTTCAAAATTCATAAAGGGATCATTTTCTTCTTTAACGCTTTCTGTCTTGTTATTCCATTTTTTATAAACTAGATAGAGAACATATGCCGCAATAGCTCCAATGATAGCTGGAGCATTGTGAAGGGGAGGCCATCAGGACGATAAATCCAAGGATTCCTAAACCGACTTTCCCCCTCTTCGTTTCTGCCTTTAAAAATTGCTTCAGGATGAAGTACAGAATC encodes:
- a CDS encoding LuxR C-terminal-related transcriptional regulator — protein: MERKVENLVLTGLELLGECEKPFIKDWETIYSTLKRRHYPFIEEMNYMLRFSFQLLSKKRLENADSFILSLMAEWRMRFSEDYDDFNAVFLVTLIENLFHKCLSDKSNSDFLQHQAIQSFFSKILDHSLLEQETEDRTEKWARMIIASNIFPMKWLAVVKKENRDVKIEKVVCSGEHQASQQLVDMCSSLKADEINVLSLAVSRLLSRSEENHQEVIHIPCLTDSLLICTDELREDISEQQIEFVRKMYLRQQKLHHLESKIEWKDAALLFLQRLMGANTAETAIQAISDGLVDYMPFKRCSLYLYAPDDTKRKGCYVNEDGMHLPILKNHLETLTHAQPLYVSNAAEILPEKYIHEHRLKSLVIVPLFVPAKNQLIGLALLDKGEASEFGVSHQTLTALIKLGHYAGELLYPFWNEALQQFRKQKSILSEREKEVLKLIAEGASINEAADRLHLSSYTVRDYVSAIIQKLDAKNRTDAAVKALKMKLIS
- the queF gene encoding preQ(1) synthase gives rise to the protein MAGRTDDELEGVTLLGNQGTKYLFNYTPEVLEAFDNKHANRDYFVKLNFPEFTSLCPKTGQPDFATIYISYIPGEKMVESKSLKLYLFSFRNHGDFHEDCMNIIMNDLIKLMDPRYIEVWGKFTPRGGISIDPYTNYGKPGTKYEQMAEYRLMNHDLYPEKIDNR
- the mscL gene encoding large-conductance mechanosensitive channel protein MscL; this encodes MLNEFKKFAIKGNVIDLAVGVIIGAAFGKIVNSMVQDMLMPLIGLLMGGIDFTGLSIKVGSEELKYGLFIQTVVDFFIISFSVFMFVRIITHFKRKEEVKEKAVIIDKKEELLMEIRDLLKERKENETSSPSYPYE
- a CDS encoding TrkA C-terminal domain-containing protein produces the protein MDYLFIVIYIFIVLAVIELNVIFFTLTGLEKHISRFQVISMLTGTGFTTGESELIISHPVRRKLSAFLILFGAFSLAVIISSISNILAKNFFTLEIAYGAAFLIILLAVLKIPGLQNKLSKKFKGEMKKKYELEDLPIRDVFLTNEDNYFVEVPIHESSPSIGLTLRGIINEEDDINVLFIKRGSVVIRTERLDTELQAGDKVLLYGDKSVLRDKFNEEITAHEEKIIKGKQAEVDHL
- a CDS encoding response regulator transcription factor; protein product: MIRVVFVDDHEMVRIGVSAYLSAQPDIEVVGEADNGKMGVELALELRPDIILMDLVMKEMDGIEATKQIVEQWPEAKVIIVTSFLDDEKVYPALEAGATSYMLKTSKASEIAEAVRSTYHGQSVLEPEVTGKMMLKMRQKNQHLPHEELTGRELEILLLMAEGKTNQEIADVLFIALKTVKTHVSNILSKLQVQDRTQAVIYAFKHSMVE
- the liaF gene encoding cell wall-active antibiotics response protein LiaF, which translates into the protein MFSRLKDDYPSWVVLIGSIILILDVTFYNKGLIFSLFFSGLMIYIGRKRASKKKGKFLFWGGIILACSSIFKLVTFRFLLVAILIHFVIQFGQSKKNPKKIDPIIQEPNHEKTNEAIIRTKPLFENILFGKQKTPEHSFEWNDINIQAGIGDTVIDFSYTVLPKGETVVFIRNFIGNIRVLVPYEIELSIHHSVIAGSTTIFGIQDSRMVNQVLHVQTPGYEQAVQKIKIFTSLAVGSLEVSRI
- a CDS encoding PspA/IM30 family protein; this encodes MSNLLTKIKNAVYADLHEALDQKEKQNPIMMLNQYLRQCEQETEKVRKLLERQNALKEEFTREYDHAVELAEKRKHQADIASKAGETTLYDFASQEHSQYAERAQRLSHVLQQAKQQLEELERKYGEMKHKLKDMNIRRMELMGRENITRAHNRINKVLEENTFSKKAFSGFQEAESFIDRLEHQVNSSYYRNTIDARIAQLEKEMKVEES